A single genomic interval of Rhododendron vialii isolate Sample 1 chromosome 3a, ASM3025357v1 harbors:
- the LOC131321370 gene encoding uncharacterized protein LOC131321370 gives MKSQRPSGWRFIAYGGCFAVLICIFASTNEFRFDSLSEFCRIPFPLCSATQSISFDHMENSSPNDIRIFIGVLTIPSRHWRRQLLRLLYSTQSPAGAKIDVKFVFCNLREDNTSLPEDEKLKIDLEMMRYDDIIILNCTESRKTAPKSYAYFTSLPDMLNRSDGSEPPYHYVGKLSDVSYFRFQHLVDSLANQPREDLYYGSVIPCEEMEPHKKNSFMSGAGYFISWDIVEWIKSSDIPKKLPMRGVEDKAMGRLLEDGHRGKNRYNAKGAIYNYPGLEPTKCERELVPDTIAVCNLNICILYLKYGNNLKHYELFFVNALFVLLNFDGMILVGQRGHNHFAKLQSLEFSPNPEPNQSPSWALVWNSGL, from the exons ATGAAGTCCCAAAGGCCAAGCGGATGGCGATTCATCGCCTACGGCGGCTGCTTCGCTGTTTTAATTTGCATCTTCGCTTCAACCAACGAGTTCCGTTTCGACAGCCTCTCCGAGTTTTGTAGAATACCCTTCCCGCTGTGTAGCGCAACGCAGTCAATTTCTTTTGATCACATGGAGAATTCCTCGCCCAACGACATCCGAATCTTCATCGGAGTCTTGACAATTCCCAGTAGACACTGGCGCCGCCAGCTCCTCCGCCTCCTATACAGCACACAATCTCCAGCGGGCGCAAAAATCGATGTGAAGTTTGTGTTTTGCAACCTACGGGAAGACAACACGAGCCTACCAGAGGACGAAAAACTCAAGATTGACCTAGAAATGATGCGCTACGACGATATCATAATTCTCAACTGCACAGAGAGCAGGAAGACCGCCCCTAAGTCTTATGCGTACTTTACAAGCTTGCCGGATATGCTAAATCGCTCTGATGGTTCAGAGCCGCCGTACCATTACGTAGGAAAATTGAGCGATGTCAGCTATTTTAGGTTCCAACACCTGGTGGATTCATTGGCAAACCAGCCCAGAGAAGACTTATACTACGGTTCTGTCATTCCATGCGAAGAAATGGAGCCTCATAAGAAAAACAGTTTCATGTCCGGGGCGGGTTATTTCATCTCTTGGGATATAGTGGAATGGATTAAGAGTTCTGATATCCCGAAAAAGTTGCCAATGCGTGGGGTGGAAGACAAGGCTATGGGCCGATTGCTCGAAGACGGCCATCGGGGGAAAAACCGGTATAATGCTAAGGGGGCAATCTACAATTATCCGGGGCTGGAGCCAACCAAGTGTGAGCGTGAGCTGGTGCCAGATACGATCGCAGTTTGCAATCTGAA TATTTGCATTCTATACTTGAAGTATGGTAACAATTTAAAAcattatgaacttttttttgttaatgcttTATTTGTTCTGTTGAATTTTGATGGTATGATACTAGTTGGGCAGAGGGGCCACAACCACTTTGCAAAGCTTCAAAGCCTGGAATTTAGCCCAAacccagaacctaaccaatctCCGTCGTGGGCGCTCGTTTGGAATTCAGGGCTATGA